The following is a genomic window from Lysinibacillus sp. G4S2.
TTGATTGAATGTTCTTTGCTCTTTTCATCATCTTGGCCGCTTTATGTCCTACAAAACCCTTATCTAACTTAGAACCTGAATTCGTCGTTCCATTTTTGGAAGCTTCCACTTGATTAGACCAACCAGCTGACCGTTTTGAAGACTGAGTTAATCTTCCAATGTCTTTTTGTAGACGCTCATTAGTTGCCTCTTCGTGTTCCTGTTGTCTATCAAAATTTAATTTCCAAGAAGAATAGTTACCACTTTGAACTTCGATATTTGCCCTATTGATTGATAAAATATGGTCAACGCATCCATCTAAAAAGTTTCTGTCATGTGAAATTAAAATAAACCCTTTTTTCTTCCTTAAATATTCAGAGACAATTTTTCGCGCTTCCGTATCTAGATGGTTGGTTGGTTCATCAATTAATAAAAATTGACCCTCTGTTAAAAAAAGTGCAGCAAGCAAAACCTTTGTTTGTTCTCCATTTGATAATGTTTTAAATGGGCGATACATAACCTCGGCATCAACATTTAAATAGGATATTTCACGAAGATATTCCCAATCTTCGGCTTGAGGACAAATTTCTTCAAAGATTTCATAAGTATACTTATTTTTATCCGAAACGGGATAAGGGAAATAATTAAATTCTACAGAAGAAATGATTTTCCCACTATACTCATAATTCCCTAATAATAAATTAAAGAATGTTGTTTTACCTCGTCCATTTCTACCAATAAATCCGAGTTTCCAATCCGTATCTAGTTGAAAGTTTACACCTTCAAAAATATTATCAAAGCTACCTGGATAAGAAAATGTTAAATCTTGTACTTTTATCATTGACATGATAATTCCTCCTCTGTATATCAACACTTTTTACTTTTTATACAAAGTCGGTACATCCATCTATTCTAAATTTCTCCGTATATGTTTGATGGATATTAACGACTTATACGGAGTATTACATGCGTAACAATAGTGTCTGATTCGCTCATTTCTCTCTCTCCTTTATTTATTAGTTTAAGGTTACTATGAGAGAATAAAAAATCCCCCCAATTTGTAATTGGAAGGATTAGTCTTTCACTTATATGAAATAAGTTCTATTTTGCCATTGGAATCATGACAAAAAAGTATAAACTGATTTATAAAAATGGACAGACTAATCCTATATTTTGTAGTTTGAAGTTATTCATTTCAAATAAAATATAGATTAGTTAATCATTGTCCATCCATCAGTCCTCTCATCGTCGTATTATTATATTAACAAATTTTTCAATAGAATACAATGACAACAAGCAGCATCAATATCAATTCCAAATTTTTAGCGGGACATAAAATCCAAATTACACACGGTAATGGTCCGCAAGCGAGAAAAATATTATGGTTAGCGACGCATTTTGACGTTTTAGCGGCGGTATTCGCTTTGTTAGCGGCGGAACTTGATGTTTTAGCGGCGATATTCGCTTGCTTAGCGGCGCATTTTGACGTTTTAGTGGCGGTATTCGCTTTGTTAGCGGCGGAACTTGACTCTTTAGCGGCGATATTCACTTGCTTAGCGGCGAAACTTGACTCTTTAGCGGCGGTATTCGCTTAGTATGATGATGATGAGTTACCTGTTCTTTCTTTAAATCATCCATAAAAATAAGGAAGCCGCTCCAATAGTGATTAGTCACATCACACGAAGCGGTTGCCTTTGCTTCAATTTGTATAACCATCATAGATGATTTAATCCGTCGAATTTTCACGAAATGTACTCTATCTCCAATGTTTAAATTTTTTGGGTCGTCTTGATAGTTGCAAAAATGCTCATAACCATGCTGATGTATTTATTTATTACTGCCTTCATAAAGAAAAAAGGAAGCACTTAGGCTCCTTAAATAAATTTTCATTTGATTAAAAATCGGTCTAGCTAAACCCAAAACGGCAGTAACCTATTCTAAGCTGTAGCGTGTGACGACGCTATGACTTTTTTAAAGTATAGGAAACCTTAATTTGTACAAATTAATATCGAGTGTATCGCACGCTCTTATTAGGTTATGGTGTTAGTTGGCCGGCATGACTTCCCCATTTGTTACAAGGTCATTCCATCCTAGTGATCCTTTAATAGTTATTTTGTTATTCTTTAACAATTTAATTTACTTATGCTACATATAGAGGTGCTTTAATTGACCACATTCGGAAAATGCTTATTTATCACTTTCTTTGTAACACTGTTTTTATTTGCAACGATTTGGGATTATTTCAAAAATGGTAATTTGGCTTTACTTGAAAACTTTTTCTTTTCCTTTTGGGTAGCAAGTTTTTTATTCATCGCATTGCTACATAGAAGTAAAAAAGATGAAACTGGGAAGAACTAAAAATAAAAGCTTATTTCTAAAAAGCTTTTTTACTGCACATTTCCCTTATATTGTTCAATTTATCTCCATGCTGTAGCGTCTGATTACGCTGCGGCTTTTCTTATGTTAAAATTTACATAACTTACATATTGAGGTGATATTATGGAAAACAATAAATTAATCTGCAAGTCCTGCGGCGGAAATTCATTTGGCGAAGGTAAACTTGATGGTTATGCTGCCTTAAGACCAGTTGATAATTTTTTCTCTACAGGATCTCCACTTATTTATACTGTGTGTCAAAATTGCGGAGAAGTAGCTTCTATTAAAGTTACTAAACCTGAAAAATTCAAATAGTTTCGTACTGAAGCTGTAGCGTCTGCAAACGTTACAGCTTTTTCTTTTCTTCATATTGTTCAGTTACTTAAAAAATAAAACTACAAAATAGAAACCTGAACTAGTAAAAACCCAATACCCATTAACCAACCAATAAAATTACTAAGATTTAAGAAACCTAAAATTTCAATTGTATATACAAAAATTCTTTTATATAATGGCTTATTACTATAATCCGCTAATTCATCTTTTAGTTGGGCAAAGCCAATTGGAATTATAAAAAATCCTATTATTATCAGGAATATTCCTATAAATAAACCTAACATTTCTATAAAAACACCCCTTAATTAATATGTGTGCTTGAACAATTTCCTCAAATAGTGCAGTAACCTGTTTTTTTATATAAATTAATTTTCTATTTCAACCAGACTATCCATGTATGAAAAATGGCGAACAACTAGAAAAGGATGTGTAGTATGAGAATACTCAGTGGAAATCCAAAAGACGAACCATTACACTATGGAGACGTGTTTAGTATCTGAACACATCTCACTGTTAAATATGGTCAGTTCCATACAGCAAAAGCTCAACTAGGCGTCCCCGGTTTAAACTGGGGTTTTTATTTTGTCTTATTCAGAACGAAATTTAATTTTTTTCAAACTCCTTTACATGATTTATTTTAGGATAACAAATTTTCTTTTACATCGTCCCAAGTTTTCCAAGCTAAGATCCCATGATACTCTCAATTGAATAAAATTTGGTTAAAAAATTTACGGATACTAAAGCACCTTCTGTATAAACTAATTTCAGGAGGTGATTTTCAATGGCGAACAACAATCAAAACTTCAGCTCAAAAATTCCCAATGCAACTCAAAATGCAATGAACGTAGAATTTGGAAATGAGACTGATGTTAATCAAATTAGACAACAAATCCAACAAGCAGAAGCTAACAAAAAACAAGCTTCTGGTTCAAAGAACTCGATGAACGTAGAATTCGGAAATGAGACTGATGTTAATCAAATTAGACAACAAATCCAACAGGCAGAAGCTAACAAAAAATTCGCTTCTGGTCGATTTTCAAACGAAAACAATACAAAATAAGTTTAAATTAGTCATCACCCACAACCGGCAACCTTTGCCGGTTTTTTGTTTCCGAATATGAATTCCTTTTAACAAAGGTTTACTCTCAATTAAAAAAGCATAAACCAATTCGAATTGTGTAATTATACTCAAATAAGCTTTTTAATGCACATTTTCCTCAAAATGTTCAGCATTAAAATATGTTCATAGTTTTAAATCACACCTAGCTATGTTATCCTTTCATTAAATAATGCTCCAAATATTGGATGTTTAAAAATCTCTAATAACTCACTTAACAAGTACTGAAAATAACTTAGATGGTGGTGATAATTTTGAAAGGAAAATTTTTCACAGGTTTATCTTTCTTTTGTTTTATGTTGAACTTTCTTATATTTGGATTTGACTTTTTTGATTTTCTTTACGATAAAGTCATATTTACACCATTAATTATTGGAGTATTGGGTATAATAAGTGCTTTACTTGGAATTAAAGGTAATATCCGAATGATTCTTATACTGTTTAATTCGTTCTTTTCTATAGTTTTTCTATTAGCACTATTAATAGGTATATTTGGATTTCAACAACCTTAATGAGTTATTGAAGATGGGAAATCTCATCTTTTTTACTGCACATTTTCCTCATATTGTTCAGTTAATCTCTATGCTGTAGCGTCTAATCACACCGCATTTTTTATGTTATAATTTACATAAATTACATATTGAGGTGATTATTATTTTACTTATTAGAAAGCACAAATATATTTTTTACTTCGTAACAATGTTTTTATTTTCATCTATTTGGGATTATTTCAGAAAAGGTAATTGGGATTTGCTTAATAACCTCTTCTTTTCTTTATGGCTAGCGATTGTTTACGCTTTCGTAAATTGGGCGTGGGATAGTAAAAAATATGAAAAGAAATAGCAAAGTGCTCAGTAAGTCATTTTAAGTTTTCAGCGTTAACTATCTCTTCTTTAACAGATTTCGCTACCTCTGATACCCATAAAAATTATCGACATGAAACTTTTAAAACTCTCATTCGTAAAACTTCTATGGAGGTGCTGTATGAAAGATATTTTTAAAGGGATTCTAGCAGTAATCTTAGCCTTAGCTATATGGGATGGAATTAAATACATATGGAATTTTTTTATTTAAACACCAAGAAAACAGCCAATTTTTTGTTGTTTTTTCTGTTTGAACAAATGTTTTCAATCTTCTGCTGATCATTTTCTTTCCAACACGAACTAATTCAAAACCATCAGTCAATATCCAATCCGTATCAACATTTTCAATCAGCGGCATCTTTCCTAAGCGTTCTATTGCAATTTTTCGCACGCTTTGATCAAAGTCGCCACGCTTCACGATTTTAGCTAAGAATTTTGTAGCAATATCTGGATAGAAGTATGTTCGGCATTTCCAACATTCATCCAAAAAAATAACTCAGAGGTCATTCAAACCTCTGAGTTATTGCTTTTTATTTAGATAACGCCTTCATATCTGCCACAATCGTCTCAACTGGTACTTCTGTGTTACCGGAATAATCCTTCACAACAATCCCATCAGCATTGACTAAGTAAAAACTTCCCATATGTATAACTTGGTCAGAATTAGGGTCATTTCTTACGTGTGAATTAAACGATTTCATTGCAAACTGTTCAATGAATTTTTGATCATAGCCAGTTAAGAGCTGCCATTTACTTGCATCAGGCACTGAATATGATTTTAAGTAATTGGTTAAAACATCTGGTTTATCAACCTCAGGATCAACACTAAAAGCTACGATTTGATAGTCTTCCACGCCTTCATCCTGAAGTGCCTTTTGCACCTCTGTCATGTTAGACGTCATTGGTGGACAAATGGTATTACAGTTAGTGAAGATAAACATTGCTAACCATGGCTTACCTTTAAAAGTATCAAGGCTTACCTTTTCATTTTTTTGATTTGTAACCGAAAAATCTTGTACTTCTATATTCAGTTCTGGTTCAAATTTGTAACTACCACAAGCAGCTAATAGGCTACTTAAAACTAGTATCAAAACGAGCATGACACTTTTCTTTTTCATATCTTTTCCACTTCCCTTCAATTTACCATCGTTTTTAATTGTATAAATTATAGAAACTAAATACAAGATTATGAGCATATACTTCTATTTTTATATGTCGAACCTTTGTATTTTGTATGATTTTGACATATTTATATCCTGTATATTCCAAATAAATCACTCTTTTTTTAAAATTTTTTAAAGCTGTTTTTTACTATTTTGATTATTTCCCAAGACGCTATTCCAGTTGTTGTATAACAACATTTTTTTACACTTTAATATTTTCTGCCATTCAATGCCAGAATAACAATTTCCACAAAATTCTCTTTCATGTTAAAATTTTCTCCTACATTCGATATTATTATCATTAAACTATTTTAATAATATTATTCTTATCGATAAACCCATTCTCTTTTATACGATTTTTTTCT
Proteins encoded in this region:
- a CDS encoding Lsa family ABC-F type ribosomal protection protein; protein product: MSMIKVQDLTFSYPGSFDNIFEGVNFQLDTDWKLGFIGRNGRGKTTFFNLLLGNYEYSGKIISSVEFNYFPYPVSDKNKYTYEIFEEICPQAEDWEYLREISYLNVDAEVMYRPFKTLSNGEQTKVLLAALFLTEGQFLLIDEPTNHLDTEARKIVSEYLRKKKGFILISHDRNFLDGCVDHILSINRANIEVQSGNYSSWKLNFDRQQEHEEATNERLQKDIGRLTQSSKRSAGWSNQVEASKNGTTNSGSKLDKGFVGHKAAKMMKRAKNIQSRQQKAIEEKSKLLKNVEKTESLKLEPLELHSNELIALTDVSIKYDDQIVNTPISFKVEQGDRIVLDGKNGSGKSSILKLILGNPIQHTGSINLSSGLIISYVQQDTSHLKGQLSDFIEEHEIDETLFKSILRKMDFDRIQFEKDISHYSGGQKKKLLIAKSLCEKAHLYIWDEPLNFIDIYSRMQIEELIQKFNPTMVIVEHDQAFQQTVATKTINIS
- a CDS encoding RNA polymerase subunit sigma, producing the protein MTTFGKCLFITFFVTLFLFATIWDYFKNGNLALLENFFFSFWVASFLFIALLHRSKKDETGKN
- a CDS encoding gamma-type small acid-soluble spore protein, whose product is MANNNQNFSSKIPNATQNAMNVEFGNETDVNQIRQQIQQAEANKKQASGSKNSMNVEFGNETDVNQIRQQIQQAEANKKFASGRFSNENNTK
- a CDS encoding SCO family protein translates to MKKKSVMLVLILVLSSLLAACGSYKFEPELNIEVQDFSVTNQKNEKVSLDTFKGKPWLAMFIFTNCNTICPPMTSNMTEVQKALQDEGVEDYQIVAFSVDPEVDKPDVLTNYLKSYSVPDASKWQLLTGYDQKFIEQFAMKSFNSHVRNDPNSDQVIHMGSFYLVNADGIVVKDYSGNTEVPVETIVADMKALSK